A section of the Pseudorasbora parva isolate DD20220531a chromosome 2, ASM2467924v1, whole genome shotgun sequence genome encodes:
- the LOC137090302 gene encoding GTPase IMAP family member 8-like: MAKSAEPNDQQDLNDLRIVLLGDSGAGKSLTGNAILGREAFKESRTRESERQRGRVEDRNISIIDTPGFFNTQLTDEELQKQMMKSLALSDPGPHVFLLIVNLETPREEQRNIVEKIQENFGAQAMRFTMVLFIGREKISKGEFIKITESEHIKELLNYSEGRFHVMNSKNECDPYQITMLLKSIDEMVKKNGGQNYKHKEERMTVDNERKQEESSGFNLSPREKDADKEDLRKQKESQEEMERLIQKIAEQRLHLKCDQRIVLLGKTGSGKSSSGNTILGNYEFKQGFSFKSITRHCQRYMTTVEDKVIAVIDTPGLYDTSLSEEELKKEIEKCIYMSAPGPHVFLLVIRLDVRFTEEEKETVKWIQKNFGEKASHHTIILFTHADHLKGTSLDEYIGESNDLKALVNECGDRFHSFNNEDMSNRSQVTELLKKIEEMVRIHGGQHYTNDMFKKAQEKIEQEAFKRKLVDYGKTTLTVLGGGAAVLGGVALAAVAIAKGK, translated from the exons ATGGCGAAGAGTGCAG AACCCAATGACCAACAAGATTTAAACGATCTGAGGATTGTTCTGCTGGGAGACTCTGGTGCTGGAAAGAGTTTGACTGGAAATGCAATCCTGGGTCGAGAGGCGTTTAAAGAGAGCAGAAccagagagagtgagagacagAGAGGAAGAGTAGAAGACAGAAACATCTCCATCATCGACACTCCAGGATTCTTCAACACTCAACTGACTGATGAAGAGCTGCAGAAGCAGATGATGAAGAGTCTGGCCCTCTCTGATCCTGGTCCTCACGTCTTCCTGCTCATCGTCAACCTGGAGACTCCCAGAGAGGAGCAGAGGAACATTGTGGAGAAGATCCAGGAGAACTTTGGAGCTCAAGCTATGAGGTTCACTATGGTGCTGTTCATTGGAAGAGAAAAAATATCTAAAGGAGAATTCATTAAAATCACTGAGAGTGAACATATTAAAGAGCTGCTGAACTACTCTGAGGGAAGATTTCATGTGATGAACAGCAAAAATGAATGTGATCCCTATCAGATCACGATGCTCTTAAAGAGTATTGATGAAATGGTGAAGAAGAATGGAGGACAGAACTACAAACATAAAGAAGAGAGAATGACAGTAGACAATGAGAGAAAGCAAGAGGAGAGCAGTGGATTTAATCTGAGTCCGAGAGAGAAGGATGCAGACAAGGAAGATCTCAGGAAACAGAAGGAAAGCCAGGAAGAGATGGAAAGACTGATACAGAAGATTGCTGAACAACGTTTGCACTTAAAATGTG ATCAGAGGATTGTGCTGTTGGGCAAAACTGGATCAGGAAAGAGTTCATCAGGAAACACCATCTTAGGCAACTATGAGTTTAAGCAAGGTTTTTCCTTTAAGTCTATTACTAGACACTGTCAAAGATATATGACAACAGTGGAGGATAAAGTCATCGCAGTGATCGACACTCCAGGACTGTATGATACATCATTGAGTGAAGAAGAACTGAAGAAAGAGATTGAGAAGTGCATCTACATGTCTGCTCCTGGTCCTCATGTGTTTCTGCTGGTCATCAGACTGGATGTGAGATTCACAGAAGAGGAGAAGGAAACAGTGAAATGGATCCAGAAAAACTTTGGAGAAAAAGCTTCTCATCACACCATCATTCTGTTCACTCACGCTGATCATCTGAAGGGGACTTCATTAGATGAATACATCGGTGAAAGTAATGATCTCAAGGCTCTCGTCAATGAGTGCGGTGACAGATTTCACTCGTTCAACAATGAAGACATGAGTAATCGCTCTCAGGTCACAGAACTGCTGAAGAAGATTGAAGAAATGGTGAGGATCCATGGAGGGCAGCACTACACTAATGATATGTTTAAAAAGGCCCAGGAAAAGATTGAACAAGAGGCTTTTAAGCGGAAACTGGTAGACTATGGGAAAACCACACTAACAGTACTAGGAGGAGGAGCAGCAGTACTAGGAGGAGTAGCActagcagcagtagcaatagcAAAAGGAAAATAA